From one Salvelinus sp. IW2-2015 unplaced genomic scaffold, ASM291031v2 Un_scaffold2602, whole genome shotgun sequence genomic stretch:
- the LOC112074351 gene encoding uncharacterized protein, which produces MPRRSARLVTGGYYNQSSDDESSSCISYRESPFRVFNKKRTGGHKDSSRSSQASSTVSATNFTNEXNINADDIDLAPTLRATQRRQTFLSLPSVAPSVALEPNLSFSSMSYSSGYCSNEPQRLRTCSSRSFSSGIGSRTGASCTRSWLPSWLPSWFAILLFLLPFLLTFAVFLFSTAFPTXNLNLMTRPTQPDPRPDLTQKTTHGTPIMNSAFKMQMDTILREIEIMKQKENQQRDISEMLQRMTKDLRCVKTEIEDMRVAHTHLSTLSLETSSVPCP; this is translated from the exons ATGCCTAGGAGAAGCGCGAGGCTAGTAACCGGAGGGTACTATAACCAGTCCTCCGATGATGAGTCTTCCTCCTGCATCTCCTACAGGGAGAGCCCCTTCAG GGTTTTCAATAAGAAGAGAACTGGGGGACATAAGGATTCTTCCCGATCCAGTCAGGCCAGCAGCACTGTCAGTGCCACCAACTTCACCAATGAGCYAAACATCAATGCTGATGACATTG ACTTGGCTCCGACATTGAGGGCCACCCAGAGAAGGCAGACCTTCCTGTCTCTTCCTAGTGTGGCCCCCAGTGTGGCCCTGGAGCCCAACCTGAGCTTCTCGAGCATGAGCTACAGCTCTGGCTATTGCTCTAATGAGCCACAAAGGCTTAGGACATGCTCCAGCAGGAGCTTCTCTAGTGGAATTGGTTCAAGAACCGGTGCTAGCTGCA CCCGTTCATGGTTGCCTTCCTGGTTGCCTTCCTGGTTTGCcatcctgctcttcctcctcccctttctTCTGACCTTCG CAGTATTCCTGTTTTCGACTGCATTCCCCACRARGAACCTTAATCTGATGACCCGACCGACTCAACCTGACCCTCGACCTGATCTGACTCAAAAGACTACG CATGGAACTCCTATCATGAATTCAGCTTTCAAAATGCAAATGGACACTatactg AGAGAGATTGAAATTATGAAACAGAAAGAAAACCAGCAACGGGACATTTCCGAG ATGTTACAAAGAATGACTAAGGACCTGAGGTGTGTGAAGACCGAGATTGAGGACATGAGAGTGGCACACACTCACCTGTCTACCCTCAGTCTTGAAACAAGCTCAGTGCCTTGCCCCTAG
- the LOC112074357 gene encoding ATP-dependent RNA helicase DDX39A: MAENDADNELLDYEEDEEPQGAPETAAPAGKKEVKGSYVSIHSSGFRDFLLKPELLRAIVDCGFEHPSEVQHECIPQAILGMDILXQAKSGMGKTAVFVLATLQQXEPVDGQVSVLVMCHTRELAFQISKEYERFSKYMPTVKAAVFFGGLSIKKDEDVLKKNCPHIVVGTPGRILALIRNKTLNLKNVKHFVLDECDKMLEQLDMRRDVQDIFRLTPHEKQCMMFSATLSKEIRPVCRKFMQDPMEVFVDDETKLTLHGLQQYYCKLKDSEKNRKLFDLLDVLEFNQVVIFVKSVQRCVALSQLLVEQNFPAIAIHRGMAQEERLSRYQQFKDFQRRILVATNLFGRGMDIERVNIVFNYDMPEDSDTYLHRVARAGRFGTKGLAVTFVSDETDAKTLNDVQDRFEVNVAELPEEIDISTYIEQSR, from the exons ATGGCTGAGAACGATGCTGACAATGAGCTGCTGGACTATGAAGAGGATGAGGAGCCTCAGGGAGCCCCAGAGACGGCTGCCCCAGCAGGCAAGAAGGAGGTGAAGGGCTCCTATGTCTCCATCCACAGCTCTGGCTTCAGGGACTTCCTGCTCAAACCAGAACTGCTCCGCGCGATTGTTGACTGTGGCTTTGAGCATCCGTCTGAAG TTCAACATGAGTGCATCCCTCAGGCCATCCTGGGKATGGACATCCTGTGRCAGGCRAAGTCTGGTATGGGCAAAACGGCAGTGTTTGTTCTTGCCACACTACAGCAGATKGAGCCTGTGGATGGACAG GTGTCAGTTCTYGTAATGTGCCACACACGAGAGCTGGCCTTCCAGATCAGCAAAGAGTACGAGCGRTTCTCCAAGTACATGCCCACYGTCAAGGCAGCCGTGTTCTTCGGGGGCCTGTCTATCAAGAAGGATGAGGATGTSCTGAAGAAGAACTGCCCTCACATTGTAGTGGGAACCCCTGGCCGCATCCTGGCCCTCATCCGCAACAAGACCCTCAACCTAAAGAACGTCAAGCACTTTGTCCTGGATGAGTGTGACAAGATGCTGGAGCAGTTGG ACATGAGGCGTGACGTACAGGACATCTTCAGGCTAACTCCACATGAGAAGCAGTGCATGATGTTCAGCGCCACCCTCAGCAAGGAGATTCGACCGGTCTGCCGCAAGTTCATGCAGGAT CCCATGGAGGTGTTTGTAGATGATGAGACCAAGCTGACGCTGCACGGTCTGCAGCAGTACTACTGCAAGCTGAAGGACAGCGAGAAGAACCGCAAGCTCTTTGACCTGCTTGATGTGCTGGAGTTCAACCAG GTGGTGATCTTTGTCAAGTCAGTGCAGCGCTGTGTGGCGCTTTCTCAGCTACTGGTGGAACAGAACTTCCCTGCCATTGCCATCCACAGGGGCATGGCTCAGGAGGAGAG GCTGTCCCGGTACCAGCAGTTCAAGGACTTCCAAAGGCGGATCTTGGTAGCCACCAACCTGTTTGGTCGAGGGATGGATATCGAGCGGGTCAATATTGTCTTCAATTACGACATGCCTGAGGACTCAGACACATACTTACACAGG GTGGCCCGTGCTGGGCGGTTTGGAACCAAGGGTCTGGCTGTGACCTTTGTGTCAGACGAGACCGATGCCAAGACTTTGAATGACGTGCAGGACCGCTTTGAGGTCAATGTGGCCGAGCTGCCAGAAGAGATCGACATTTCCACTTACA tTGAGCAGTCCAGATGA
- the LOC112074356 gene encoding volume-regulated anion channel subunit LRRC8D-like, with translation MFSLSELASLSERQGSSKLLKPWWEVFMEYLVVLMLMVSVLSGTLLLSRDRVVCLPLDLTTTPTNQNTSSSSGAVPQPXPPNRPPTKXSPLPAXPRTPARGRRTHLDYQQYVYISQVCYQEALPWYSRFFPYVALLQSLVLLASGCFWFHFPLTSARIEHFLTILAKCCESPWTSRALSHAARQEEGGEETGPQDLQXPPPTLLSSXXVXRNRQSSLDSGTDSPLLVRSDSASTAXPPSPCPSTLSRTSSLSSMSLSRAXVPASKSPVVLDGSRXVASLDRSDGEQARALFERVRRFRSHCENSEVIYKVYLAQTVFKLLLVVLIVGYTTPLMSSISFTHTCLPQAHALTGYSAFECTHALASVLHKLLLAYVSLVGLFGLLSIYTLSWILHSSLRQYSFNKLRELGSMRDVPDLCNDLAFLLHMADQYDPLLAQRLSVFLSPVSETRLLEESLERRWGAXRLRSMTTVDPEGXXLLQXVALPRLPPALFTLSQLVVLKLELIXDAKLPAQVANMTSLRELHLYHCTAAMQPGXLVVLQERLEVLHLTFTQAAEIPGWVYSLRGLQELHLSGRLGCEGGVGRGWALGSLRQLRHLRVLVLRGMLQRVPGELGEXAGSLVXXEIHNXGSRXLVLTGLRRVAGLTELQLQDCHLERLPSALLALTSLRTLDLQHNSLRTLEELLGLAHLRRLSCLRLAHNRVLALPASVGVLRALELLDLGYNQLQSLPPALFNLHHLRRLLLAGNLLDELPADVGALTFLTELDLSGNRLESLPPELFSRCLELRSLNVSHNSXGSLPPGLSNLSQLSRLDLRSNSLDELPMELGCCSGLHXEGLLVEDWLLHALPRHVKEFLTQSGSHTGKSLESHSRPDSDSFPYFSATQWSFSSALESRI, from the exons ATGTTCAGCCTGTCAGAGCTGGCCTCTCTGAGTGAGCGTCAGGGCAGCTCCAAGCTGCTGAAGCCCTGGTGGGAGGTCTTCATGGAGTACCTGGTGGTGCTGATGCTCATGGTATCTGTGTTGTCAGGCACCCTGTTGCTATCTCGCGACAGGGTGGTGTGTCTCCCCCTGGACCTCACTACCACCCCTACTAACCAGAACACCTCCTCCAGCAGTGGTGCCGTACCTCAACCCCASCCCCCTAACAGGCCCCCCACCAAASCATCCCCCCTACCAGCCAYCCCTMGGACCCCTGCTAGGGGCAGACGCACCCACCTGGACTACCAGCAGTATGTCTACATTAGCCAGGTGTGCTACCARGAGGCCCTGCCCTGGTACTCCCGCTTCTTCCCCTATGTGGCTCTACTCCAGTCCCTGGTGCTATTGGCCAGCGGTTGCTTCTGGTTCCACTTCCCCCTCACCTCCGCCCGCATAGAGCACTTCCTGACCATCCTGGCCAAGTGCTGTGAGTCTCCCTGGACCTCCCGCGCCCTGTCCCATGCRGCCcgccaggaggagggaggggaggagacaggcccCCAGGATCTCCAAARGCCTCCTCCTACTCTCCTGTCTTCACRCRCRGTARCCCGCAACCGCCAGTCCAGCCTGGACTCGGGCACAGACAGCCCCCTGCTGGTGAGATCGGATAGCGCGTCCACTGCCYCCCCTCCCTCGCCctgcccctccactctctcccgMACRtcctccctgtcctccatgtCTCTGTCCCGGGCCCYTGTCCCGGCTTCKAAATCCCCTGTGGTGCTGGATGGTTCACGGCYGGTTGCCAGTTTGGACCGGAGTGACGGGGAGCAGGCCAGGGCACTGTTCGAGAGGGTGCGCCGCTTCCGCTCCCACTGTGAGAACTCTGAAGTCATTtacaag GTGTACTTGGCCCAGACGGTGTTCAAgctgctgctggtggtgctgATAGTGGGCTACACCACTCCTCTGATGAGCTCCATCTCGTTCACCCACACCTGCCTGCCCCAGGCCCATGCCCTGACTGGCTACAGTGCCTTTGAGTGTACCCATGCCCTGGCCTCTGTCCTCCACAAGTTGCTGCTGGCCTACGTCAGCCTGGTGGGGCTCTTTGGCCTGCTGAGCATCTACACCCTCAGCTGGATCCTCCACAG CTCCCTGCGTCAATACTCCTTTAACAAACTGAGGGAGCTGGGCTCCATGAGGGATGTCCCTGACTTATGTAATGACCTGGCCTTCCTGTTACACATGGCTGACCAGTACGACCCCCTACTGGCCCAGCGCCTTTCCGTCTTCCTGTCACCCGTCAGCGAGACACGCCTGCTGGAGGAGAGCCTGGAGAGGCGCTGGGGTGCCGAMAGGCTGCGCTCCATGACCACGGTCGACCCAGAGGGACYGSCCCTYCTGCAGRTGGTMGCCCTGCCGCGCCTGCCCCCCGCCCTCTTCACCCTCAGCCAGCTGGTGGTGCTCAAGCTGGAGCTCATCWCYGACGCCAAGCTCCCCGCACAGGTGGCCAACATGACCTCACTCAG GGAGCTTCATTTGTACCACTGTACTGCAGCCATGCAGCCTGGTMCCCTGGTGGTTCTGCAGGAGCGTCTGGAGGTCCTGCACCTCACCTTCACCCAGGCTGCAGAGATCCCTGGCTGGGTCTACTCTCTCCGCGGCCTGCAGGAGCTGCACCTTTCTGGCCGGCTGGGCTGCGAGGGCGGGGTGGGCCGTGGCTGGGCCCTGGGAAGCCTRAGGCAGCTCCGTCACCTCCGGGTGCTGGTCCTGAGGGGCATGCTACAGCGTGTGCCCGGGGAGCTGGGGGAGMTGGCAGGGAGCCTGGTGAYGRTGGAGATCCACAACYAGGGCTCCAGGRTGCTGGTGCTGACYGGCCTYCGGCGTGTGGCCGGCCTGACCGAGTTGCAGCTGCAGGACTGCCACCTGGAGCGCCTGCCCTCTGCCCTGCTGGCCCTCACCAGCCTGCGCACCCTGGACCTGCAGCACAACAGCCTGCGCACCCTGGAGGAGCTCCTAGGGCTGGCGCACCTCCGCCGCCTCTCCTGCCTCAGGCTGGCCCATAACCGTGTTCTGGCCCTACCGGCTAGTGTTGGTGTACTGCGTGCTCTGGAGCTCCTGGACCTGGGGTACAACCAGCTCCAGAGCCTTCCCCCGGCCCTCTTCAACCTCCACCACCTACGTCGCCTCCTACTGGCTGGAAACCTGCTGGACGAGCTGCCAGCAGATGTAGGGGCGCTGACATTTCTCACCGAGCTGGACCTGAGTGGGAACAGGCTGGAGAGCCTGCCTCCAGAGCTCTTCAGTCGCTGTTTGGAGCTGCGGAGCCTGAATGTATCCCACAACTCCRTGGGTTCCCTGCCTCCAGGGCTGAGCAACCTGAGCCAGCTGTCCCGCCTGGACCTGCGCAGCAACAGTCTGGAYGAGctgcccatggagctgggctgCTGTTCAGGACTGCATYGAGAAGGTCTGCTGGTGGAGGACTGGCTGCTCCATGCACTGCCACGACATGTGAAGGAGTTCCTAACCCAGTCTGGCTCTCATACCGGCAAATCCTTAGAATCACACTCCCGTCCAGACTCAGATAGCTTCCCCTACTTCTCGGCTACCCAGTGGAGTTTCTCCTCCGCTCTGGAATCACGGATATAG